A DNA window from Acidimicrobiales bacterium contains the following coding sequences:
- a CDS encoding DsbA family protein, whose amino-acid sequence MGTPVFSVTYDYRCPFARNVHEHLVAGLRGGAGWDVEFTPFSLTQAHVEEGGVPVWDDPDKASHLLAIEAGLVVRDTDPDRFFDVHLGLFSTRHDHGRDVRDEAVVRDVLTGAGADADAVLATVAGGGPRAEFRKAHEAAVADHHVFGVPTFVSGDRAVFVRITTRPGGDADVARSTIDGVLSLLENHPELNEFKHTTIER is encoded by the coding sequence GTGGGCACGCCCGTCTTCTCCGTCACCTACGACTACCGCTGTCCCTTCGCCCGCAACGTCCACGAGCATCTGGTGGCCGGCCTGCGCGGCGGTGCGGGTTGGGACGTGGAATTCACCCCCTTCTCGCTGACCCAGGCACACGTGGAGGAGGGCGGCGTCCCGGTATGGGACGACCCGGACAAGGCGTCGCACCTCCTCGCCATCGAAGCCGGCCTGGTGGTGCGCGACACCGACCCCGACCGGTTCTTCGACGTGCACCTCGGGCTGTTCTCCACCCGGCACGACCACGGACGCGACGTGCGCGACGAGGCCGTCGTCCGCGACGTGCTGACGGGTGCCGGGGCCGACGCCGACGCCGTGCTCGCCACGGTGGCCGGCGGGGGCCCGCGTGCCGAGTTCCGCAAGGCCCACGAGGCCGCGGTGGCGGACCATCACGTCTTCGGGGTGCCCACCTTCGTCTCGGGTGACCGGGCGGTCTTCGTCCGTATCACCACGCGGCCCGGCGGCGATGCCGACGTGGCCCGCTCGACGATCGACGGCGTCCTGTCGCTCCTCGAGAACCACCCCGAGCTCAACGAGTTCAAGCACACCACGATCGAACGCTGA
- a CDS encoding phosphatase PAP2 family protein has translation MLSSAVESFDRFVDERFEPWRGRRVADAVAYAASALGDHGLVWFLAGVVRGRRAGPRRALAVRAVVFTGVLTPVVNAGLKSAVGRVRPDRQSGRSIPVRIPRTASFPSGHALAAWCAATLLAEDDPAAAAYYAAAAAVSASRVHLRLHHATDVVAGSVLGVGLGRLGRHLLAPGGAVMGRLECTGRPRR, from the coding sequence GTGCTGTCGTCCGCCGTCGAGTCGTTCGACCGTTTCGTCGACGAGCGGTTCGAGCCGTGGCGCGGGCGGCGGGTCGCCGACGCCGTGGCCTACGCGGCGTCGGCCCTCGGTGACCACGGCCTCGTGTGGTTCCTCGCCGGCGTGGTGCGCGGGCGTCGGGCCGGCCCACGGCGCGCCCTGGCCGTGCGCGCCGTGGTCTTCACCGGGGTCCTGACCCCCGTGGTGAACGCCGGGCTCAAGTCGGCGGTGGGCCGGGTGCGGCCGGACCGACAGTCGGGTCGGTCCATTCCCGTGCGCATCCCGCGCACCGCCAGCTTCCCCTCGGGCCACGCCCTCGCCGCCTGGTGCGCGGCCACGCTGCTCGCCGAGGACGACCCGGCTGCCGCCGCCTACTACGCCGCCGCGGCCGCCGTCTCGGCCAGCCGGGTGCACCTCCGGCTCCACCACGCCACCGACGTCGTGGCCGGGTCCGTCCTGGGCGTGGGGCTCGGACGCCTGGGCCGCCACCTGCTCGCCCCGGGGGGGGCCGTCATGGGCCGCCTGGAATGCACAGGGCGCCCGCGGCGTTGA
- a CDS encoding PD-(D/E)XK nuclease family protein, with product MALALPRSLSPSKLSAFKDCPLAFRFSAIDRVPEEPSPHMVKGTLVHSALERLFWDHPRGARTPDAARHALAAAWESLAQSPDATALDLSADDRDAFVADAQSLLDGYFRLEDPDAVDAVGVELTLEAAMGDLRLRGIIDRLDVTPDGELVVVDYKTGRVPSVNQENQRLGGVQFYALLCEQVLGRRPSRIRLMYLREPLVIEAEPSEQAVKGTRQRTTAVWSAIARACVQEDFRPRPSALCNWCSFRPLCPVYGGDPTQAAEHAPAAADGAAVPVARAG from the coding sequence ATGGCCCTGGCGCTGCCCCGTTCGCTCTCCCCCTCGAAGTTGAGCGCCTTCAAGGACTGCCCGCTCGCCTTCCGCTTCTCGGCGATCGACCGCGTCCCCGAGGAGCCGTCGCCCCACATGGTGAAGGGGACGCTGGTGCACAGCGCCCTGGAGCGCCTGTTCTGGGACCACCCCCGGGGTGCGCGCACCCCCGACGCCGCCCGCCACGCCCTGGCCGCGGCCTGGGAGTCGCTCGCCCAGAGCCCCGACGCCACCGCCCTCGACCTGTCGGCGGACGACCGTGACGCGTTCGTGGCCGACGCCCAGTCGCTGCTCGACGGGTACTTCCGGCTCGAGGACCCCGACGCCGTGGACGCCGTGGGGGTGGAGCTCACGCTCGAGGCGGCCATGGGCGATCTGCGCCTGCGGGGCATCATCGACCGCCTGGACGTCACGCCCGACGGCGAGCTGGTCGTCGTCGACTACAAGACGGGGCGCGTCCCGTCGGTCAACCAGGAGAACCAGCGGCTCGGCGGCGTGCAGTTCTACGCCTTGCTCTGCGAGCAGGTCCTCGGGCGCCGACCCAGCCGCATCCGGCTCATGTACCTGCGCGAGCCGCTCGTCATCGAGGCCGAGCCCTCGGAGCAGGCGGTCAAGGGCACGCGCCAGCGGACCACGGCGGTGTGGTCGGCCATCGCGCGGGCGTGCGTGCAGGAGGACTTCCGGCCGCGCCCGTCCGCCCTGTGCAATTGGTGCAGCTTCCGGCCGCTGTGCCCGGTCTACGGCGGGGACCCCACGCAGGCGGCAGAGCACGCCCCGGCGGCCGCCGACGGTGCCGCCGTGCCGGTGGCCCGGGCGGGCTGA
- a CDS encoding alpha/beta hydrolase — protein MPGTPFSDDDGPLRPAVPAGHVTTPDGVAVAYYELGGVGPPLLLVHATGFCGPVLAPLAARLGDHFRCVALDLRAHGASGPPPGADFDWHGFAADVLAVVDHLGIEGAVGFGHSCGGASLLLAEEARPGTFAGLYCFEPVVYPGDEPLAPTYARNPLSASALRRRPRFGSRGEALANFSGKPPFDGLHPEALAAYVDNGFAPLDGGGIGLRCRRGDEAAVYAHAFSHDAFARLGLVRCPVTLACGADTDGFGPDLLAAYAGRLPAATTVVLAGIGHFGPLEDPDAVAGSVAGALVPVAGTPRT, from the coding sequence ATGCCCGGGACACCCTTCTCCGACGACGACGGCCCGTTGCGGCCGGCGGTCCCGGCTGGCCACGTGACCACGCCCGACGGCGTGGCGGTGGCCTACTACGAGCTCGGGGGCGTCGGCCCTCCCCTGCTCCTGGTGCACGCCACCGGGTTCTGCGGCCCGGTCCTGGCCCCCCTGGCCGCCCGCCTCGGCGACCACTTCCGCTGCGTGGCGCTCGACCTGCGGGCGCACGGGGCCTCGGGCCCCCCGCCGGGTGCGGACTTCGACTGGCACGGCTTCGCCGCCGACGTGCTGGCCGTGGTCGACCACCTGGGCATCGAGGGGGCCGTCGGGTTCGGCCATTCCTGCGGGGGGGCGTCGCTCCTGCTCGCCGAGGAGGCCCGGCCCGGCACCTTCGCCGGCCTGTACTGCTTCGAGCCCGTCGTCTACCCGGGGGACGAGCCCCTGGCGCCGACATACGCCCGGAACCCGCTGTCGGCCAGCGCGCTGCGCCGGCGCCCGCGATTCGGCTCGCGGGGCGAGGCCCTCGCCAACTTCTCGGGCAAGCCCCCGTTCGACGGCCTGCACCCCGAGGCGCTGGCCGCCTACGTCGACAACGGGTTCGCCCCGCTCGACGGGGGCGGTATCGGGCTGCGCTGCCGCCGGGGGGACGAGGCCGCGGTCTACGCCCACGCCTTCTCCCACGACGCCTTCGCCCGGCTGGGCCTGGTCCGCTGTCCGGTGACCCTGGCCTGCGGCGCCGACACCGACGGGTTCGGGCCCGACCTCCTGGCCGCCTATGCGGGGCGCCTGCCGGCGGCGACGACGGTGGTGCTCGCCGGCATCGGCCACTTCGGGCCGCTCGAGGACCCCGACGCGGTGGCGGGCTCGGTGGCGGGCGCCCTGGTCCCTGTGGCCGGCACACCCCGGACGTAA
- a CDS encoding DedA family protein, whose amino-acid sequence MEHFISHWGYLAVFLLTVAEAACIPIPSELTLGLAGALSSGATLSGAVDHHPLNLVLVIVVGVAGELVGSFVSYGVGRTGGRAFVDRFGRYLLLTHRDLDKAEAWFARRGDSAVLVGRVVPVVRTFISFPAGVAEMPLLPFGVFTAIGVTVWVGVLAGIGYSLGSSYHSMVKAFGDASYVVAALAAVVLVAALVHRIRVVRTEQAQRGARTGATPPGTAGPGDGDRQPADRG is encoded by the coding sequence GTGGAGCACTTCATCTCGCATTGGGGCTACCTGGCCGTCTTCCTCCTCACGGTGGCCGAGGCGGCCTGCATCCCGATCCCCTCCGAGCTGACGCTGGGCCTGGCCGGGGCCCTCTCGAGCGGGGCCACCCTGTCGGGTGCGGTCGACCACCACCCGCTCAACCTGGTCCTCGTGATCGTGGTCGGCGTGGCCGGCGAGCTGGTCGGCTCCTTCGTCTCGTACGGCGTGGGCCGCACCGGCGGCCGGGCCTTCGTGGACCGCTTCGGCCGCTACCTGCTGCTCACCCACCGCGACCTCGACAAGGCCGAGGCCTGGTTCGCCCGGCGCGGGGACTCCGCCGTGCTCGTCGGCCGGGTGGTGCCGGTGGTGCGGACGTTCATCTCGTTCCCGGCGGGCGTCGCCGAGATGCCCCTGCTGCCCTTCGGCGTGTTCACGGCCATCGGGGTCACCGTCTGGGTGGGCGTGCTGGCCGGGATCGGCTACTCGCTCGGCAGCAGCTACCACTCCATGGTGAAGGCCTTCGGGGACGCCTCCTACGTCGTCGCCGCCCTGGCGGCCGTCGTCTTGGTGGCGGCGCTCGTGCACCGCATCCGGGTGGTGCGCACCGAGCAGGCCCAGCGTGGTGCCCGGACCGGCGCGACGCCCCCGGGGACGGCGGGCCCGGGGGACGGCGACCGCCAGCCGGCCGACCGCGGCTGA